In a single window of the Microbacterium sp. Root61 genome:
- a CDS encoding acyl-CoA carboxylase subunit epsilon: protein MTGTHVTDAAAHGENGRPLSIDVRRGDPTSEELAALIAVVSEAYATEAADALASDQSTRSAWSVSQRALRTPLPRERGWSRSAW, encoded by the coding sequence ATGACCGGGACGCACGTGACGGATGCGGCGGCCCACGGCGAGAACGGGCGGCCGCTGTCGATCGACGTCCGCCGCGGTGATCCGACCTCGGAAGAGCTCGCGGCGCTGATCGCCGTGGTCAGCGAGGCGTACGCGACCGAGGCCGCCGACGCGCTCGCGTCCGATCAGTCCACCCGTTCGGCGTGGAGCGTGTCACAGCGCGCGCTGCGCACGCCTCTGCCGCGCGAACGCGGCTGGTCCCGTTCGGCCTGGTAG
- a CDS encoding NAD(P)H-quinone dehydrogenase → MSLSFESTQSVAIIGGGPGGYEAALAAAQLGAEVTLVERAGVGGSAVITDVVPSKSLIATADAAVAISGASELGVQFYAKGASGKPLKPEVAINLAAVNKRLLSLARQQSDDMRASLVEAGVRIISGHGRLEGDNAVVVSTDQGGTDFDRIEADTFVVSVGASPRELASAKPDGVRILTWTQLYDMKALPEHLIVVGSGVTGAEFAGAYMNLGAKVTLISSRDQVLPGEDSDAAAVLERVFKRGGMTLLSKSRADKVENLGDRVVATLSDGRTVEGSHCLMAVGSVPNTHGIGLEEAGVQMTESGHIQVNRVARTSVPNIYAAGDCTTFVPLASVASMQGRTAVFHALGDVVIPLERRRITSNIFTAPEIATVGWQEKDIADGNINAVVHKLPLAANPRAKMMGIKDGFVKIIARQGSGSVVGGVIVGPRASELIYPIAIAVERRLTVDQLSRVFAVYPSLSGSITDAARAMHVVDHNIYPEG, encoded by the coding sequence ATGTCACTGAGCTTCGAGAGCACACAGAGCGTCGCGATCATCGGTGGCGGCCCCGGCGGCTATGAGGCGGCGCTCGCCGCCGCCCAGCTGGGGGCGGAGGTCACCCTCGTCGAGCGCGCGGGCGTCGGCGGCTCGGCCGTCATCACCGACGTCGTGCCCTCCAAGTCGCTCATCGCGACCGCGGACGCCGCGGTGGCCATCTCGGGCGCCTCCGAACTCGGCGTCCAGTTCTACGCCAAGGGCGCCTCGGGCAAGCCCCTCAAGCCCGAGGTCGCCATCAACCTCGCGGCGGTCAACAAGCGCCTGCTCTCCCTCGCGCGGCAGCAGTCCGACGATATGCGCGCCTCCCTGGTCGAGGCCGGCGTGCGCATCATCTCCGGTCACGGACGTCTCGAGGGCGACAACGCCGTCGTCGTCTCGACCGACCAGGGCGGTACCGACTTCGACCGCATCGAAGCCGACACGTTCGTCGTCTCGGTCGGGGCCTCGCCGCGGGAGCTGGCCAGTGCCAAGCCCGACGGAGTCCGCATCCTGACCTGGACCCAGCTCTACGACATGAAGGCGCTCCCCGAGCACCTCATCGTCGTCGGATCCGGTGTGACAGGCGCAGAGTTCGCCGGCGCCTACATGAACCTCGGGGCGAAGGTCACTCTGATCTCCAGCCGCGACCAGGTGCTGCCTGGTGAGGACTCCGACGCCGCGGCCGTGCTCGAGCGCGTCTTCAAGCGCGGCGGCATGACCCTGCTGTCCAAGTCCCGCGCCGACAAGGTCGAGAACCTCGGCGACCGTGTGGTCGCCACCCTGTCGGACGGACGCACGGTGGAGGGCAGCCACTGCCTCATGGCCGTCGGCTCTGTGCCGAACACTCACGGCATCGGACTCGAAGAGGCCGGCGTGCAGATGACCGAATCCGGGCACATCCAGGTCAACCGCGTCGCGCGCACCTCCGTACCCAACATCTACGCCGCGGGTGACTGCACGACCTTCGTTCCGCTCGCCTCCGTGGCGTCGATGCAGGGCCGCACAGCGGTCTTCCACGCGCTCGGCGACGTCGTCATCCCGCTGGAGCGCCGCCGCATCACCTCGAACATCTTCACGGCCCCCGAGATCGCGACTGTCGGCTGGCAGGAGAAGGACATTGCAGACGGCAACATCAACGCGGTCGTGCACAAGCTGCCGCTCGCAGCCAACCCGCGCGCGAAGATGATGGGCATCAAGGACGGCTTCGTCAAGATCATCGCGCGTCAGGGCTCCGGCAGCGTTGTGGGCGGCGTCATCGTCGGCCCGCGTGCCTCGGAGCTGATCTACCCGATCGCGATCGCCGTCGAGCGCCGCCTGACCGTCGATCAGCTGTCGCGCGTCTTCGCCGTCTACCCGTCGCTGTCCGGCAGCATCACCGACGCCGCCCGCGCGATGCACGTCGTCGACCACAACATCTACCCCGAGGGCTGA
- a CDS encoding acetyl/propionyl/methylcrotonyl-CoA carboxylase subunit alpha, which produces MPEIAKVLIANRSEIAVRVIRAARDSGKASVAVYADQDRDALHARLADEAYALDGVTSAETYLSIEKILSIARRSGADAVHPGYGFLAENAEFARAVIGAGLIWIGPSPDAIESLGDKVTARHVAEKVGAPLAPGTPGPVNGADEVIAFATEHGLPIAIKAAYGGGGRGLKVAREFDEIAEMFESATREAISAFGRGECFVEKYLDKPRHVETQCLADAAGNVVVVSTRDCSLQRRHQKLVEEAPAPFLTDEQNRILYESSKAILKEVGYVGAGTCEFLIGADGTISFLEVNTRLQVEHPVSEEVTGIDLVREQFRLAEGGVLDYDDPVPLGHSIEFRINGEDPGRGFLPQPGPIHVFKTFGGPGLRLDSGVTAGDSVSGAFDSLLGKIIVTGRDRAEALERSRRALDEFEVAGLPTVIPFHRKVVRDPAFTAEDGHFGVFTRWIETEFVNDIPPWDGELDSPAAAAARHTVVVEVSGKRLEVSLPDRIVGAPAAAGRPAAVPPSRRSHAPVANAGASGDAVKSPMQATIVKLAVEDGQQVVKGDLVVVLEAMKMEQPIQAHKDGVVGAINAAPGSTVSAGHQLLTIS; this is translated from the coding sequence ATGCCTGAAATCGCCAAGGTCCTGATCGCGAACCGCAGCGAGATCGCCGTCCGAGTCATCCGAGCCGCTCGTGACTCCGGAAAGGCGTCGGTCGCCGTCTACGCCGACCAGGATCGCGACGCGCTCCACGCCCGTCTGGCCGATGAGGCGTACGCCCTCGACGGCGTCACGAGCGCCGAGACCTACCTGTCGATCGAGAAGATCCTCTCGATCGCCCGCCGCTCCGGCGCGGATGCCGTGCACCCCGGCTACGGGTTCCTCGCCGAGAACGCCGAGTTCGCCCGAGCCGTGATCGGCGCAGGGCTGATCTGGATCGGCCCCTCCCCCGACGCCATCGAGTCGCTCGGCGACAAGGTCACCGCGCGCCACGTCGCCGAGAAGGTCGGCGCTCCGCTCGCCCCCGGCACTCCCGGCCCTGTCAACGGCGCCGACGAGGTCATCGCGTTCGCCACCGAGCACGGCCTGCCCATCGCGATCAAGGCCGCGTACGGCGGCGGCGGTCGCGGCCTCAAGGTGGCCCGCGAGTTCGACGAGATCGCCGAGATGTTCGAGTCCGCCACCCGCGAGGCGATCAGCGCCTTCGGCCGTGGCGAGTGCTTCGTGGAGAAGTACCTCGACAAGCCCCGCCACGTGGAGACGCAGTGCCTCGCGGATGCCGCGGGCAACGTCGTCGTCGTCTCCACGCGCGACTGCTCGCTGCAGCGCCGTCACCAGAAGCTCGTCGAAGAGGCTCCGGCGCCGTTCCTGACGGACGAGCAGAACCGCATCCTCTACGAGTCGTCCAAGGCCATCCTCAAGGAGGTCGGCTACGTCGGTGCCGGCACGTGCGAGTTCCTCATCGGCGCCGACGGCACGATCTCGTTCCTCGAGGTCAACACCCGCTTGCAGGTCGAGCACCCGGTGTCCGAAGAGGTCACCGGCATCGACCTCGTGCGCGAGCAGTTCCGCCTCGCCGAGGGCGGCGTGCTCGACTACGACGACCCGGTGCCGCTCGGCCACTCGATCGAGTTCCGCATCAACGGCGAAGACCCCGGCCGCGGATTCCTCCCCCAGCCCGGCCCGATCCACGTCTTCAAGACGTTCGGCGGACCCGGCCTGCGGCTCGACTCCGGCGTCACCGCCGGCGACTCGGTCAGCGGCGCCTTCGACTCTCTCCTCGGCAAGATCATCGTCACCGGCCGCGACCGCGCCGAGGCCCTGGAGCGCTCGCGCCGCGCACTCGACGAATTCGAGGTCGCGGGCCTGCCCACCGTCATCCCGTTCCACCGCAAGGTCGTGCGCGACCCCGCATTCACCGCCGAGGACGGCCACTTCGGCGTGTTCACCCGGTGGATCGAGACGGAGTTCGTCAACGACATCCCGCCGTGGGACGGCGAGCTGGACAGCCCGGCTGCCGCCGCGGCACGCCACACCGTCGTCGTCGAGGTCTCGGGCAAGCGGCTCGAGGTGAGCCTTCCCGACCGGATCGTCGGCGCTCCCGCCGCAGCCGGACGCCCGGCCGCGGTGCCGCCGTCGCGCCGCTCGCACGCGCCCGTCGCCAACGCCGGGGCATCCGGCGATGCGGTCAAGTCTCCGATGCAGGCCACCATCGTCAAGCTCGCGGTCGAAGACGGCCAGCAGGTCGTCAAGGGCGACCTCGTGGTCGTGCTCGAGGCGATGAAGATGGAGCAGCCCATCCAGGCGCACAAGGACGGCGTGGTCGGCGCGATCAACGCTGCGCCCGGCTCGACCGTGTCGGCCGGCCACCAACTGCTCACCATCTCCTAG
- a CDS encoding purine-nucleoside phosphorylase: MSDTSNPLDDPTADPFAVAAEAAADIARLTGVERHDIALTLGSGWGRAAELVGETTATIPASEVAGFSAPALEGHVGSLRSILTPRGKRVLVIGARTHYYEGHGVRRVVHSVRTAAATGAKTMVLTNGAGGIRPSWKPGTPVLISDHINLTGDSPLEGATFIDLTDLYSMRLRDLARTIDPSLDEGVYCQFRGPQYETPAEVQMAKIIGGHIVGMSTALEAIAARQAGMEILGFSLITNMAAGIQTTPLSHKEVIEAGQLAEPVISSLLARVIGAM, translated from the coding sequence ATGTCAGACACCAGCAACCCCCTCGACGACCCCACCGCCGACCCGTTCGCGGTCGCCGCTGAAGCCGCCGCCGACATCGCACGCCTCACCGGCGTCGAGCGTCACGACATCGCCCTGACACTGGGCAGCGGCTGGGGCCGTGCGGCAGAACTCGTCGGCGAGACCACGGCGACGATCCCCGCATCCGAGGTCGCGGGCTTCAGTGCTCCGGCGCTCGAGGGACACGTCGGATCGCTGCGCAGCATCCTGACTCCGCGCGGCAAGCGCGTGCTCGTCATCGGCGCCCGCACGCACTACTACGAGGGACACGGCGTGCGCCGGGTCGTGCACAGCGTGCGCACCGCCGCCGCGACCGGCGCCAAGACGATGGTGCTGACCAACGGCGCCGGCGGCATCCGCCCCTCTTGGAAGCCCGGCACCCCCGTCCTGATCAGCGACCACATCAACCTCACCGGGGACTCGCCACTCGAGGGCGCGACCTTCATCGATCTCACCGACCTGTACTCGATGCGCCTGCGCGACCTCGCGCGCACCATCGACCCCAGCCTCGACGAGGGCGTCTACTGCCAGTTCCGCGGACCCCAGTACGAGACCCCCGCCGAAGTCCAGATGGCGAAGATCATCGGCGGACACATCGTCGGCATGTCCACCGCGCTCGAAGCGATCGCGGCGCGCCAGGCGGGCATGGAGATCCTCGGCTTCTCGCTCATCACGAACATGGCCGCCGGCATCCAGACCACCCCGCTCAGCCACAAAGAGGTGATCGAGGCCGGCCAGCTGGCTGAGCCCGTGATCTCCTCGCTGCTGGCGCGCGTGATCGGAGCGATGTGA
- a CDS encoding phospho-sugar mutase codes for MSEAGTADALLQRAEAWLAQDPDPETRAELEAILAQAQEGDAASLADLADRFDGRLAFGTAGLRGELGAGSNRMNRVLIAQAAAGFAAYLLEKAPGADAPTVVVGYDGRRNSDVFAHDSAELFAGAGLRAIVLPRLLPTPVLAFAVRHLGAAAGVMVTASHNPPNDNGYKVYLGGEDDGSQIVSPADAEIAAHIQRIADAGDVAVLPRSLGYETAQESVVDAYIAATAAVAPAPAGAEGLRWVYTAMHGVGWETTARILEAAGYPAPTPVAAQIDPDGTFPTVSFPNPEEPGAMDLAYETARETDAELVIANDPDADRLAVALPDADAEGGWRRLSGNQVGLLLGWRAARLAGSQDAGSEASLACSLVSSPGLEAVAQHYGLGFHTTLTGFKWISRAPGMIYGFEEALGYLVNPETVRDKDGISAAVAMLGMVTEARGRGESLGDLLRDFSETFGYFDSDQISVRVEDLAVIGKIMTALRERMPERLGDIEVTHSDDLLAGVEGFPRGDVLRLWLADGSRVIVRPSGTEPKLKAYLDVSGDSAADAHERVVALAASVRSLLEELG; via the coding sequence GTGAGCGAGGCCGGAACGGCTGACGCGCTGCTGCAGCGCGCCGAGGCCTGGCTCGCGCAGGATCCCGACCCGGAGACCCGCGCGGAGCTGGAGGCGATCCTCGCGCAGGCGCAGGAGGGGGATGCCGCATCCCTCGCCGATCTCGCCGACCGATTCGACGGGCGACTGGCGTTCGGCACGGCCGGCCTCCGCGGCGAGCTCGGCGCCGGCAGCAACCGGATGAACCGGGTGCTGATCGCACAGGCGGCCGCCGGCTTCGCGGCGTATCTCCTGGAGAAGGCGCCCGGAGCGGATGCCCCGACCGTGGTCGTCGGCTACGACGGCCGTCGCAACTCCGATGTCTTCGCGCACGACTCCGCCGAGCTGTTCGCGGGCGCAGGACTCCGGGCCATCGTGCTCCCGCGACTGCTGCCCACCCCGGTGCTGGCCTTCGCGGTGCGCCATCTCGGTGCCGCCGCGGGCGTGATGGTCACTGCCAGTCACAACCCGCCGAACGACAACGGCTACAAGGTCTACCTCGGCGGTGAGGACGACGGGTCGCAGATCGTGTCGCCCGCCGACGCCGAGATCGCCGCGCACATCCAGCGCATCGCGGATGCCGGTGACGTCGCGGTGCTGCCGCGCTCGCTCGGCTATGAGACCGCGCAGGAATCGGTCGTCGATGCGTACATCGCCGCCACGGCCGCCGTGGCCCCGGCACCCGCCGGCGCGGAGGGACTGCGCTGGGTCTACACGGCCATGCACGGCGTGGGCTGGGAGACGACGGCGCGCATCCTCGAGGCGGCCGGGTACCCCGCGCCGACTCCGGTCGCCGCGCAGATCGATCCCGACGGCACCTTCCCCACCGTCTCCTTCCCCAACCCCGAAGAGCCCGGGGCGATGGACCTCGCCTACGAGACGGCGCGTGAAACGGATGCCGAGCTCGTCATCGCGAACGACCCCGACGCCGACCGCCTCGCGGTCGCCCTCCCGGATGCCGACGCCGAGGGCGGCTGGCGCCGTTTGAGCGGCAACCAGGTCGGACTGCTCCTGGGCTGGCGAGCGGCGCGTCTGGCGGGTTCGCAGGACGCCGGGAGCGAGGCATCCCTCGCCTGCTCGCTCGTCTCCTCCCCCGGGCTGGAGGCGGTCGCGCAGCACTACGGGCTGGGCTTCCACACCACGCTGACGGGCTTCAAGTGGATCTCCCGCGCCCCCGGCATGATCTACGGGTTCGAAGAGGCCCTCGGGTACCTCGTCAACCCGGAGACCGTCCGCGACAAGGACGGCATCTCGGCCGCGGTGGCGATGCTCGGCATGGTCACCGAGGCGCGCGGTCGGGGCGAATCGCTGGGCGATCTGCTCCGCGATTTCTCCGAGACGTTCGGCTACTTCGACAGCGACCAGATCTCGGTGCGTGTCGAGGACCTCGCCGTGATCGGGAAGATCATGACCGCACTGCGCGAACGGATGCCGGAGCGCCTCGGCGACATCGAGGTCACGCATTCCGACGATCTGCTGGCCGGCGTCGAGGGCTTCCCGCGCGGCGATGTGCTGCGGCTGTGGCTCGCCGACGGATCCCGCGTGATCGTGCGGCCCAGCGGCACCGAGCCCAAGCTCAAGGCGTATCTGGACGTCTCGGGCGACTCTGCGGCCGATGCCCACGAGCGCGTGGTCGCGTTGGCCGCCAGCGTGCGGAGCCTGTTGGAGGAGCTCGGCTGA
- a CDS encoding ATP-binding protein → MPVTADTDRAVLDEAWGHIPQSRETTVGLGSFTRRRIERIIAVVAGLGSLALGAQAFLAALAPGDELPGWHLPLMLVTFVPLAAMILACFIGRGVAINAGAFALLYVLALAVWPIATVGSTPDPTGQPWIWYLVNVATLAAVLAFPLPLQIAWTILAPLLFGLVRLIQCGFASDFFVPLGLDVSFALILGGVILALGWLFRSIAANVDETRARAVSSYAEAAAADAAELERVAVAALMHDSVLAALIASERAETPRERTLAVGMAREALTRLANAERDAGEGSDEPRDAVSIADDIEHDARDLGVEILVRRAISPWTPPIPGRVARAVVLATTQAVSNAVQHAGGQGLNVSVTGTADPAGVRILVRDSGGGFDVDAVPDDRLGIRASIVARVAAVGGTAEITSHTGGTTVEIEWGHPES, encoded by the coding sequence ATGCCGGTGACGGCTGACACTGACCGGGCCGTTCTGGACGAGGCCTGGGGACACATCCCGCAATCCCGGGAGACGACGGTAGGTCTCGGCTCGTTCACGAGACGCCGTATCGAACGCATCATCGCGGTGGTCGCGGGCCTCGGCTCCCTCGCTCTCGGCGCGCAGGCCTTCCTCGCCGCGCTGGCGCCCGGGGACGAGCTGCCCGGATGGCACCTCCCGCTCATGCTGGTCACCTTCGTGCCGCTGGCCGCCATGATCCTGGCCTGCTTCATCGGACGCGGCGTCGCGATCAACGCCGGCGCGTTCGCGCTGCTCTATGTGCTCGCGCTCGCCGTCTGGCCGATCGCGACGGTGGGCTCCACTCCCGATCCGACCGGCCAACCGTGGATCTGGTACCTCGTCAACGTCGCGACGCTGGCAGCCGTTCTCGCCTTCCCCTTGCCGCTGCAGATCGCCTGGACCATCCTGGCGCCGTTGCTGTTCGGTCTCGTCCGGCTGATCCAGTGCGGCTTCGCGAGCGACTTCTTCGTCCCGCTCGGGCTCGACGTCTCGTTCGCGCTCATCCTCGGCGGCGTCATCCTGGCACTCGGCTGGCTGTTCCGCTCGATCGCGGCCAACGTCGACGAGACGCGCGCGCGTGCGGTCTCCTCGTACGCAGAGGCCGCCGCGGCAGATGCCGCGGAGCTCGAGCGCGTCGCTGTCGCGGCGCTCATGCACGACAGCGTGCTGGCGGCGCTGATCGCCTCCGAGCGGGCCGAGACCCCGCGGGAGCGCACGCTCGCCGTGGGCATGGCCCGCGAGGCGCTCACCCGTCTCGCGAACGCCGAGCGCGACGCCGGCGAGGGCAGCGATGAGCCGAGGGATGCCGTCAGCATCGCCGACGATATCGAGCACGACGCGCGCGACCTCGGTGTCGAGATCCTCGTGCGACGGGCCATCTCCCCGTGGACGCCGCCGATCCCGGGACGTGTGGCCCGTGCGGTCGTCCTGGCCACGACGCAGGCGGTCTCCAACGCCGTGCAGCACGCCGGCGGGCAGGGGTTGAACGTCTCGGTGACCGGCACCGCCGACCCGGCAGGCGTCCGGATCCTGGTGCGCGACAGCGGCGGCGGCTTCGACGTCGATGCCGTGCCCGACGACAGGCTCGGCATCCGCGCTTCGATCGTGGCGCGCGTCGCCGCCGTCGGCGGGACCGCCGAGATCACCTCGCACACGGGTGGCACCACCGTCGAGATCGAGTGGGGGCATCCGGAATCGTGA
- a CDS encoding Maf family protein — MRVCLASTSPARLMLLRQAGIEPETSAPQVDEDAVIAEVEAARGRLAADAHVLLLARRKAADVAARLADDDPDFDGIVIGGDSMFEIGGEILGKPYTPEAATARWQDMRGKTGVLHSGHSVIRVSPGRPAVEAHAVAEASVSFVADITDAEIAAYVASGEPLQVAGAFTVDSLGGAFIERVDGDPSTVVGMSLSTVRRLAREVGVEWPDLWASLS, encoded by the coding sequence ATGCGCGTGTGCCTGGCCTCCACCTCCCCTGCTCGACTGATGCTGCTTCGACAGGCCGGCATCGAACCCGAGACCTCGGCACCCCAGGTCGACGAGGACGCCGTGATCGCCGAGGTCGAGGCTGCACGCGGCCGGCTGGCGGCCGATGCCCACGTCCTGCTGCTCGCGCGACGCAAGGCGGCGGACGTCGCGGCCCGCCTGGCCGACGACGATCCCGACTTCGACGGCATCGTGATCGGCGGGGACTCGATGTTCGAGATCGGCGGCGAGATCCTCGGCAAGCCGTACACACCGGAGGCGGCCACCGCGCGGTGGCAGGACATGCGCGGCAAGACCGGGGTGCTCCACTCGGGGCACAGCGTCATCCGCGTCTCGCCCGGCAGACCGGCGGTCGAGGCGCACGCGGTGGCCGAGGCATCCGTCTCCTTCGTCGCCGACATCACCGACGCGGAGATCGCCGCGTACGTCGCCAGCGGCGAGCCACTGCAGGTGGCCGGCGCATTCACCGTCGACAGTCTCGGCGGCGCCTTCATCGAGCGGGTGGACGGCGACCCGTCGACGGTGGTCGGGATGTCGCTGTCGACGGTGCGTCGGCTGGCGCGTGAGGTCGGGGTCGAGTGGCCCGATCTGTGGGCGTCATTGTCGTAG
- a CDS encoding class I SAM-dependent RNA methyltransferase — MDTGDIIDLDITDVAHGGVFVGRHDGRVVFVPDAIPGERVRVRLTDVGKAAFWRGETLEVLDASPHRRAHVWRQADIDVAPERRPGGADFGHIALEHQRELKLHVLNDALRRIGGLDLATTIRPPLPVLDASGAVVAEESADGTGWRTRLSLHVDADGNVGPYAARSHTVIPVEDHPLATAAVARAALQQFGGVPGRLDLVQPSDGRVRIIARPEAPSTGRAKRGRRSAPRPADARAASEVVVETVGDRSFRVDAGGFWQVHRLAAHSLTQLVSNAVTGLYPNGLDPDASHLDLYGGVGLFAATLGEIGGPRTRVISVESDPRATEHAGENLAAWVGARAETARVDRFLAGLEADASATERERLSRGVVVLDPPRSGAGREVVERLIALAPAAIVYVACDPVALARDLAIFRTGGYETLGGVTAVDLFPHSHHLEAVAVLTRSESAG, encoded by the coding sequence GTGGATACCGGCGACATCATCGACCTCGACATCACCGACGTGGCGCACGGCGGGGTGTTCGTCGGCCGTCACGACGGGCGCGTCGTGTTCGTTCCCGACGCGATTCCGGGGGAGCGGGTCCGCGTCCGGCTTACGGATGTCGGCAAGGCCGCGTTCTGGCGCGGCGAGACGCTCGAGGTGTTGGACGCCTCTCCGCACCGCCGCGCGCACGTGTGGCGGCAGGCGGACATCGACGTCGCGCCCGAGCGGCGCCCCGGCGGTGCCGACTTCGGGCACATCGCATTGGAGCACCAGCGCGAGCTCAAGCTGCACGTCCTGAACGACGCCCTGCGCCGCATCGGCGGGCTCGACCTCGCCACCACGATCCGACCGCCGCTGCCGGTGCTCGACGCGAGCGGAGCCGTCGTCGCGGAGGAATCCGCCGACGGCACCGGCTGGCGCACGCGACTCAGCCTGCATGTCGACGCCGACGGGAACGTCGGGCCGTACGCCGCGCGCAGCCACACGGTCATCCCGGTCGAGGATCACCCGCTGGCCACTGCCGCCGTCGCGCGCGCCGCCCTGCAGCAGTTCGGTGGCGTCCCCGGACGACTCGACCTCGTGCAGCCCTCCGACGGACGCGTGCGCATCATCGCGCGTCCGGAGGCTCCCTCCACCGGGCGTGCCAAGCGGGGGCGGCGTTCGGCGCCGCGCCCGGCCGACGCGCGCGCGGCATCCGAAGTCGTCGTCGAGACCGTGGGCGACCGGTCGTTCCGCGTCGACGCCGGCGGGTTCTGGCAGGTGCACCGTCTCGCGGCGCACTCGCTGACGCAGCTCGTCTCTAACGCCGTGACCGGGCTGTATCCGAACGGCTTGGATCCGGATGCCTCGCACCTGGACCTGTACGGCGGCGTCGGCCTGTTCGCGGCCACCCTCGGCGAGATCGGCGGTCCGCGCACCCGCGTGATCTCGGTCGAGTCCGATCCCCGTGCCACGGAGCACGCCGGCGAGAACCTCGCCGCCTGGGTCGGGGCACGCGCCGAGACGGCCCGGGTCGATCGATTCCTGGCCGGACTCGAGGCCGATGCCTCCGCGACGGAGCGCGAGCGTCTGTCACGCGGCGTCGTCGTGCTCGACCCGCCGCGTTCGGGCGCCGGTCGTGAGGTCGTCGAACGGCTCATCGCGCTCGCCCCCGCCGCGATCGTCTACGTGGCGTGCGACCCGGTGGCCCTCGCGCGAGACCTCGCCATCTTCCGCACCGGTGGTTACGAGACCCTCGGCGGGGTGACGGCCGTCGACCTCTTCCCGCACTCGCACCACCTCGAGGCGGTCGCGGTGCTCACGCGCTCCGAGTCGGCTGGCTAG
- a CDS encoding response regulator transcription factor, which produces MTRVALIDDHESVRLGLEAACARAHKTVVFSGASVTAYLDWRAFSAAAPADVVVLDLMLGDGTVVRENVSRVIHDGSSVIIHSVADRPIAVREALAAGAAGVVSKSAPIDDVIAAIKAVATGDPLNNVEWASAVEGDRAFADAQLSARERDVLRLYAAGLPLKVVADRLGVAYSTAKENITRVRVKYVEVGRPAPTKVDLLRRAMEDGIVSHVEDAGDG; this is translated from the coding sequence ATGACCCGAGTGGCATTGATCGATGATCACGAGTCCGTCCGGCTCGGACTCGAGGCCGCGTGCGCCCGCGCGCACAAGACAGTGGTCTTCTCCGGCGCGAGCGTCACCGCATACCTCGACTGGCGCGCCTTCAGCGCGGCCGCACCTGCGGATGTCGTCGTCCTGGACCTGATGCTCGGTGACGGGACGGTCGTCCGTGAGAACGTCAGTCGTGTCATTCACGACGGATCCAGCGTCATCATCCACTCCGTCGCCGACCGCCCGATCGCGGTGCGCGAGGCCCTCGCCGCCGGCGCTGCGGGCGTCGTCAGCAAGTCAGCCCCCATCGACGATGTCATCGCCGCCATCAAAGCGGTCGCGACCGGTGATCCGCTGAACAACGTGGAGTGGGCCAGCGCCGTGGAGGGCGACCGGGCTTTCGCCGACGCGCAGCTGTCCGCCCGCGAGCGGGACGTTCTGCGGCTGTACGCGGCGGGCCTCCCGCTGAAGGTCGTCGCCGACCGACTGGGTGTCGCGTATTCCACCGCCAAGGAGAACATCACCCGGGTGCGGGTGAAATACGTCGAGGTCGGCCGTCCCGCGCCGACGAAGGTCGATCTGCTCCGGCGGGCGATGGAGGACGGGATCGTGTCTCACGTGGAGGATGCCGGTGACGGCTGA